One Tepidimicrobium xylanilyticum DNA window includes the following coding sequences:
- a CDS encoding DUF4258 domain-containing protein, which translates to MLFDIDDIRRALQEDNIQWSGHVLTRMQQREIKVRDIIKCVLSGEIIEYYSSDYPFPSCLIAGRCDSDKVLHVVCSLGEGNVWMITAYYPNTNEWLEDFKTRRR; encoded by the coding sequence ATGTTATTTGATATAGATGATATAAGAAGGGCATTACAAGAAGATAATATACAGTGGAGTGGCCATGTTCTAACTAGAATGCAGCAAAGGGAAATTAAAGTAAGAGATATTATAAAATGTGTCTTGAGTGGAGAAATTATAGAATACTATTCTTCAGATTATCCATTTCCAAGTTGTCTTATAGCTGGAAGATGTGATAGTGATAAAGTTCTTCATGTAGTATGTTCATTGGGAGAGGGAAATGTGTGGATGATAACTGCATATTATCCAAATACTAATGAATGGTTAGAAGATTTTAAGACCAGAAGGAGGTAG
- a CDS encoding DUF2200 domain-containing protein has protein sequence MTKHRIYTMPFAKVYPHYVAKAEKKGRMKAEVDEIIRWLTGYSQEELEAQLEKEIDFETFLAEAPQLNSSRSLIEGVVCGILVEDIEESTMREIRYLDKLIDELAKGKPMDKILR, from the coding sequence ATGACTAAACATCGTATTTATACAATGCCTTTCGCCAAAGTCTATCCTCATTACGTTGCGAAGGCGGAGAAAAAAGGACGTATGAAAGCAGAAGTTGATGAAATAATTCGCTGGTTGACTGGATATAGTCAAGAAGAGCTAGAAGCACAACTGGAAAAAGAGATAGATTTTGAAACCTTCCTTGCAGAAGCTCCCCAACTGAATTCTTCGCGGTCTTTAATCGAAGGTGTGGTCTGTGGTATACTGGTTGAAGATATAGAAGAATCAACTATGCGGGAAATTCGCTATTTAGACAAGCTAATCGATGAGTTAGCAAAAGGAAAGCCTATGGATAAGATTTTGCGATAA
- a CDS encoding type II toxin-antitoxin system Phd/YefM family antitoxin — protein sequence MKININNLVSISEANQNFSKVARLVDENGAVVILKNNVPRYVLIEYSQLENEETIGDEEVEEVAKRVLSKHMKAFEELAK from the coding sequence ATGAAAATTAATATAAATAATTTAGTATCTATTTCAGAAGCTAATCAAAATTTTTCTAAAGTAGCTAGATTAGTAGATGAAAATGGAGCTGTAGTAATTTTGAAAAACAATGTACCTCGTTATGTATTAATAGAATATAGCCAATTAGAGAATGAAGAAACAATAGGCGATGAAGAAGTAGAAGAAGTAGCTAAAAGAGTATTATCTAAACATATGAAGGCATTTGAGGAATTAGCCAAATGA
- the surE gene encoding 5'/3'-nucleotidase SurE: MRVLLVNDDGIHSEGIRILAKELEKDYEVIVVAPEEQKSAQSQAITISKSLIVKEIELDGLKSKAYSVSGTPADCVRVALDKLIEKPVDFVISGINTGLNAGMDVLYSGTVSAAIEANIYKLPSMAISAEWLDGKIDYHLAAKYGRYILEKARDNFIKNNIVLSINIPYLENDQVKGIKVCKIGDIIYDYYIVESNGENGEKVLKLHGRQDVEFEEDTDRYYLSQGYVTITPLHYDLTNFNLIDKVRSWL, encoded by the coding sequence ATGAGAGTATTATTGGTAAATGATGATGGAATACATTCAGAAGGGATCCGCATACTAGCTAAAGAGCTGGAAAAGGATTATGAAGTTATTGTTGTAGCACCTGAAGAACAAAAAAGTGCACAGAGTCAGGCTATAACCATATCTAAATCTTTAATCGTTAAAGAAATAGAATTAGATGGACTTAAATCAAAGGCTTATAGTGTTTCTGGTACCCCAGCAGATTGTGTTAGAGTAGCTTTAGATAAATTAATTGAGAAACCAGTAGATTTTGTGATTTCAGGCATAAATACGGGTTTAAATGCTGGTATGGATGTGCTTTATTCTGGAACTGTGTCAGCCGCTATAGAAGCTAATATCTACAAATTGCCTTCTATGGCCATATCAGCAGAGTGGTTAGATGGGAAAATAGACTACCATTTAGCAGCAAAGTATGGGAGGTATATACTAGAAAAGGCAAGGGATAATTTTATAAAGAATAATATAGTGCTGAGTATAAATATTCCCTATCTTGAAAATGATCAGGTAAAGGGAATTAAGGTGTGTAAAATTGGAGATATAATATACGATTACTACATCGTAGAAAGCAATGGAGAAAATGGAGAAAAGGTTTTAAAACTGCACGGAAGACAGGATGTGGAATTTGAAGAAGATACAGACAGATATTATCTTTCCCAAGGATATGTTACTATTACTCCTCTCCATTACGACCTAACCAACTTCAATTTAATCGACAAAGTAAGAAGTTGGTTATAG
- a CDS encoding class I SAM-dependent methyltransferase, whose translation MKEVKGSNELFDYLIKEANENFEGWDFSYLESTGRMQEFPLSWNYRSKVKERMSGIVSLLDMGTGGGEFLSSLSPLPKYTFATEGYEPNINIARERLEPLGVKVYRVDDDNSLPFNDESFDLIINRHESYSPMEVKRILKRQGTFITQQVGGLNDKEMNELLAAPQSRYYNWNLGKAVSELNQVGLKIVEQKEDLVKTRFYDIGAIVFYLKAIPWQVPDFTIEKYFERLEEIDNLIQKQGYIDFTCHRFFIIANRE comes from the coding sequence ATGAAGGAAGTTAAAGGAAGTAACGAATTATTTGATTATTTGATTAAAGAAGCTAATGAAAACTTTGAAGGCTGGGACTTTTCATATTTAGAATCAACTGGAAGAATGCAAGAGTTTCCACTAAGTTGGAATTATAGGAGCAAAGTTAAGGAGAGAATGTCCGGGATAGTTTCATTATTGGATATGGGAACGGGTGGTGGAGAGTTCTTATCTTCATTGAGCCCATTGCCTAAATATACTTTTGCTACAGAAGGGTATGAGCCTAACATAAACATTGCAAGGGAAAGGTTAGAGCCCTTGGGAGTAAAAGTATATAGGGTAGATGATGATAACTCCTTGCCGTTTAACGATGAAAGTTTCGATCTAATAATTAATAGGCATGAATCCTATTCTCCTATGGAAGTTAAAAGGATTCTTAAAAGACAAGGAACCTTCATAACTCAGCAGGTTGGAGGTTTAAATGATAAGGAAATGAATGAACTTTTAGCTGCCCCTCAAAGTCGGTATTATAACTGGAATCTAGGAAAAGCAGTGAGTGAGTTAAATCAAGTGGGCTTAAAGATTGTTGAGCAAAAGGAGGATTTAGTAAAAACAAGATTTTATGATATTGGAGCTATAGTATTTTATTTAAAAGCAATACCATGGCAAGTACCAGATTTTACAATAGAAAAATATTTTGAAAGGCTAGAAGAAATTGATAATTTAATTCAGAAACAAGGATATATTGACTTTACATGCCACAGGTTTTTTATTATAGCGAATAGAGAATAA
- a CDS encoding type II toxin-antitoxin system death-on-curing family toxin, with protein MKRLTKTQILKMHSLLIQETGGSGGIRDEGLLDSALNLPFQSFDGEDIYKTIQAKAARLGFSLINNHPFVDGNKRIGILVMLVFLEINGIEIICTDEELVELGLGVADGSVSYKDLLNWIIDHS; from the coding sequence ATGAAAAGATTAACTAAAACTCAAATATTAAAAATGCATAGCCTTCTTATTCAAGAAACAGGTGGAAGTGGTGGGATTAGAGATGAAGGATTATTAGATTCTGCTTTGAATTTACCATTTCAAAGTTTCGATGGAGAAGATATTTATAAGACTATTCAAGCTAAAGCAGCAAGGCTAGGTTTTTCACTTATTAATAATCATCCCTTTGTTGATGGGAATAAGAGAATAGGGATTTTAGTGATGCTGGTTTTCCTTGAAATAAATGGTATTGAGATTATATGTACAGATGAAGAATTGGTTGAGCTTGGATTAGGGGTAGCAGATGGTTCAGTAAGTTATAAAGATTTATTAAATTGGATAATTGACCACAGTTAA
- a CDS encoding type II toxin-antitoxin system MqsA family antitoxin has protein sequence MNCALCKGKLKKGIVNHIIDLGDGIIIIKNVPANTCNQCGEYYVDTEIAIKLENIVEELRKNKAEILIINYNEMVA, from the coding sequence ATGAATTGTGCTTTATGTAAAGGAAAATTAAAAAAAGGAATAGTAAATCATATTATAGATTTAGGAGATGGCATAATTATTATAAAAAATGTTCCTGCCAATACTTGTAATCAATGTGGAGAATATTATGTAGACACTGAAATAGCCATAAAACTAGAAAACATTGTAGAAGAGTTAAGAAAAAATAAAGCAGAAATTCTTATCATTAATTATAATGAAATGGTAGCCTAG
- a CDS encoding RtcB family protein, with protein sequence MKIFSLGRIPIKSWANEVEEEALQQAINLSNLPFAHSHIALMADVHVGFGMPIGGVLASKGVIIPNAVGVDIGCGIIAAKTDILDISTEQLENIVDKAHRTIPLGYDHHKKPRDWEGFNDPPNIKVIFEELDSARYQIGTLGGGNHFMSIERGSDGHIWLMVHSGSRNFGYKIAHYYNKVANKINETTKLSPPKQGLAGLYLDSEEGQEYFTAMNYALEFARENRDQLLEQFYSIFKEETNSKQILEKIIIHHNYAAIETHFGEKIIVHRKGAIRAQLGELGIIPGSMGTPSYIVEGLGNEESFKSCSHGAGRVMSRKMANKMITKEMADKAMEGIVYKGWREDLSEAPMAYKDIEEVIENQKDLIKPLIKLEPLGVVKG encoded by the coding sequence ATGAAAATCTTTAGTCTGGGGAGAATCCCTATAAAATCATGGGCTAATGAGGTAGAAGAAGAAGCTCTTCAACAGGCCATTAACCTCTCCAATTTACCCTTTGCTCATTCCCATATTGCATTGATGGCTGATGTTCACGTAGGCTTTGGAATGCCAATAGGTGGTGTACTAGCTTCAAAAGGCGTAATTATACCCAATGCTGTAGGGGTTGATATAGGCTGTGGCATTATTGCAGCGAAAACAGATATTTTAGATATAAGCACTGAACAGCTAGAAAACATAGTGGACAAGGCTCATAGAACAATACCTTTAGGTTATGATCATCATAAAAAGCCAAGAGATTGGGAGGGCTTTAACGATCCACCAAATATAAAGGTAATCTTTGAAGAGCTGGATTCAGCCAGATATCAAATTGGTACCTTAGGTGGAGGTAATCATTTTATGAGTATAGAGCGAGGCAGCGATGGCCATATCTGGTTAATGGTTCACTCAGGCAGTAGAAATTTTGGATATAAAATAGCCCATTATTACAATAAGGTAGCTAATAAAATTAATGAGACAACTAAATTATCTCCACCAAAACAGGGTTTAGCAGGTCTTTATTTGGATTCAGAAGAGGGACAGGAATATTTTACTGCGATGAATTATGCCCTTGAATTTGCCAGAGAAAATAGAGACCAGTTGTTAGAACAGTTTTACAGTATTTTTAAGGAAGAAACTAATTCTAAGCAGATATTAGAAAAAATAATTATCCATCATAATTATGCAGCTATTGAAACCCATTTTGGAGAAAAGATAATTGTTCACAGAAAAGGCGCTATTAGGGCCCAATTAGGTGAGTTAGGAATAATACCAGGATCAATGGGGACACCTTCTTATATCGTGGAGGGTTTAGGAAATGAAGAAAGCTTTAAAAGTTGCTCCCATGGTGCAGGCAGAGTAATGTCTAGAAAAATGGCCAATAAAATGATAACTAAAGAGATGGCTGATAAAGCAATGGAGGGAATTGTATATAAGGGTTGGAGAGAAGATCTATCCGAAGCGCCTATGGCTTATAAGGATATAGAAGAGGTCATTGAAAACCAAAAGGATTTAATAAAGCCACTGATTAAACTGGAACCTTTAGGTGTAGTAAAAGGATAA
- a CDS encoding pyridoxamine 5'-phosphate oxidase family protein, whose product MSKYEKAMKLMEEFCGNGKDNLVALATISLKPNATGKPRPAVRMVNAYYEDGAFYISTASWKNKTLEIGENNEVSICGLDLFTANGVAENLGWVKDERNAEIRTKMKKCFEWFDDHGNEESLDSIVLRITLTEGTITDNEEKYGERLYKVDFINKIAK is encoded by the coding sequence ATGAGTAAATACGAAAAAGCGATGAAACTTATGGAGGAGTTCTGCGGGAACGGTAAAGACAACCTTGTGGCCCTTGCGACAATATCCTTAAAGCCAAACGCTACAGGCAAGCCTCGTCCTGCTGTTCGTATGGTTAATGCATATTACGAAGACGGGGCCTTTTATATTTCTACCGCTTCGTGGAAAAATAAGACCCTAGAGATTGGGGAGAACAATGAGGTTTCCATATGCGGATTGGATTTATTTACCGCCAATGGAGTTGCCGAGAATTTAGGTTGGGTTAAAGACGAGAGGAATGCTGAAATTAGGACCAAGATGAAAAAGTGCTTTGAATGGTTTGATGATCATGGCAACGAAGAAAGTCTAGATTCAATTGTTCTGCGTATCACTCTTACAGAAGGAACGATTACTGATAACGAAGAAAAATACGGTGAACGATTATATAAAGTTGATTTTATAAATAAAATTGCCAAGTAA
- the rlmH gene encoding 23S rRNA (pseudouridine(1915)-N(3))-methyltransferase RlmH gives MNIRIIAVGKIKEKYLQEAIKEYSKRLSRYCNLEIIEVEDEKAPENLSIKEEELIKAKEAERIKSKIQPNSYIISLVIEGKNLSSEEFSEKVQKLMVDGINDITYVIGGSLGLSEEVINQSDFKLSFSKMTFPHQLMRIILLEQIYRGFRIMRGEPYHK, from the coding sequence ATGAATATAAGAATAATAGCTGTAGGGAAAATAAAAGAAAAGTATTTGCAAGAAGCCATTAAGGAATATTCAAAGCGACTGTCAAGGTATTGTAATTTGGAGATAATAGAAGTAGAAGACGAAAAAGCGCCAGAGAATTTATCTATAAAGGAAGAAGAATTAATTAAAGCAAAAGAAGCAGAAAGGATAAAGTCAAAGATTCAACCTAATTCATATATTATATCCTTGGTAATAGAAGGGAAGAATCTTTCTTCAGAAGAATTTTCGGAAAAGGTACAAAAGTTGATGGTAGATGGAATAAACGACATAACCTATGTAATAGGTGGGTCGTTAGGTTTATCAGAAGAAGTAATTAACCAAAGCGATTTTAAATTATCCTTTTCTAAAATGACATTTCCTCATCAGTTGATGAGGATTATATTATTGGAACAAATATACAGGGGATTTAGAATTATGAGAGGTGAACCGTATCATAAGTAG
- a CDS encoding DUF2281 domain-containing protein: MDTAKQILLKLIDEIPENQIHEIIDFIGYLKIKNERDMFKELEEASKSSMDFWDNDIDDEVWNNV, encoded by the coding sequence ATGGACACTGCTAAACAAATTTTATTAAAACTTATAGACGAAATTCCAGAAAATCAAATACATGAAATAATAGATTTTATAGGATATTTAAAAATAAAAAATGAGAGAGATATGTTTAAAGAGTTAGAAGAGGCGAGTAAAAGTAGTATGGACTTTTGGGATAATGACATAGATGACGAGGTATGGAATAATGTATAA
- a CDS encoding type II toxin-antitoxin system PemK/MazF family toxin, whose product MYKQGDILLIPIPFTDLTSSKKRPVLVLSNDDYNSKTDDIIVAAITSNLTSKDYSIFITSSDLLKGNLKVDSCIRVDKIYTLAQNIVIKKFGEVNDDIMNGVKNKINELIK is encoded by the coding sequence ATGTATAAGCAAGGAGATATATTACTAATTCCAATACCATTTACAGATTTGACATCCAGTAAAAAGAGACCTGTTCTTGTACTATCAAATGATGATTATAATTCTAAAACAGATGATATAATAGTGGCTGCTATTACTTCAAATCTTACATCAAAGGACTATAGCATATTTATTACTAGTAGTGATTTGCTGAAAGGGAATTTAAAAGTGGATTCATGTATAAGAGTAGATAAAATTTATACTTTAGCCCAAAATATTGTTATTAAGAAATTTGGCGAAGTTAATGATGATATTATGAATGGGGTAAAGAATAAAATTAATGAACTAATAAAATAA
- a CDS encoding CxxH/CxxC protein — translation MYVVCNEHLENAIDDFIEIYEQPPDIYELEKVTFTDWASPRNCNYCGNLPKYLVV, via the coding sequence ATGTATGTAGTCTGTAATGAACATTTAGAAAATGCGATAGATGATTTTATAGAAATTTATGAACAGCCTCCCGATATATATGAGCTGGAAAAGGTAACCTTTACCGATTGGGCTAGTCCTCGTAATTGTAATTATTGTGGTAATTTACCTAAGTATCTGGTTGTTTGA
- the htrA gene encoding serine protease HtrA, whose translation MYFERPPRRRGVFSYFIVALIGAIIGGVISVYIAPNYLYGKIIPMPEIYQNREVPINQGQQINITPIDDITTVEAVAKKAMSFVVGITTVQVQREFFWAREVSGVGSGVIVDPNGYILTNSHVVADGDVKQINVLFENGDTLPGQVLWNDAALDLAIVKVEAMGLPTADLGNSDSLEVGQLAVAIGNPLGLDFQRTVTAGVISGLDRTIRTSQYSVLEGLIQTDASINRGNSGGPLLNSKGEVIGINTVKIGTQVGEGLGFAIPINVAKPIIKEVVEKGDFKAVYLGIAATEVERYEREWGVDLSIDKGIIIIEISPNTPADKAGLRPGDIITHIDNQELQSMNQLKKILYKYKKGDKASLMVVRNGKQMTINITFSEVR comes from the coding sequence ATGTATTTTGAAAGGCCACCTAGAAGAAGAGGAGTTTTTTCATACTTTATAGTAGCTTTAATTGGAGCGATTATTGGAGGGGTGATTAGCGTTTATATTGCACCTAACTACTTATATGGTAAAATAATTCCTATGCCAGAAATTTATCAAAATAGAGAAGTACCTATAAACCAAGGACAGCAAATTAACATTACTCCTATTGACGATATAACAACAGTTGAAGCTGTTGCTAAAAAGGCTATGAGTTTTGTGGTAGGGATTACAACTGTTCAGGTTCAAAGAGAATTTTTCTGGGCAAGAGAAGTATCAGGTGTAGGTTCAGGTGTAATTGTAGATCCAAATGGATATATTCTCACAAATTCCCATGTGGTAGCTGATGGGGATGTAAAACAGATAAACGTATTATTCGAAAATGGAGATACTCTTCCAGGTCAAGTATTATGGAACGATGCTGCTTTAGATTTGGCAATCGTTAAAGTTGAAGCTATGGGACTACCTACAGCCGATTTAGGTAATTCAGATTCTTTAGAAGTGGGGCAATTAGCTGTAGCAATTGGAAATCCTCTTGGTCTAGATTTTCAAAGGACTGTTACTGCTGGAGTCATATCTGGATTGGACAGAACCATAAGAACAAGTCAATATAGTGTTTTAGAAGGATTAATTCAAACGGATGCTTCTATTAACAGGGGAAATAGCGGTGGTCCATTACTAAATAGTAAAGGAGAAGTAATAGGAATTAATACTGTGAAGATCGGGACACAAGTAGGAGAAGGGCTAGGATTTGCAATTCCCATAAACGTTGCAAAACCTATTATCAAGGAAGTTGTTGAAAAGGGAGACTTTAAAGCTGTATATTTAGGTATTGCTGCAACTGAAGTTGAAAGATATGAACGTGAGTGGGGAGTAGATTTAAGTATAGATAAGGGAATTATTATAATTGAAATATCACCCAATACCCCTGCAGATAAGGCAGGATTAAGGCCAGGAGATATAATTACCCACATAGATAATCAGGAACTTCAAAGTATGAATCAGCTAAAAAAAATTCTATACAAGTATAAAAAAGGAGATAAAGCTAGCTTAATGGTAGTTCGTAATGGAAAGCAAATGACTATAAACATTACTTTTTCAGAAGTAAGATAA
- a CDS encoding transposase, with amino-acid sequence MDELPRRKNIRLKNYDYSQAGYYFITICSKDKKSLFWEVGATCGRQFERPPLSNIGEIIDLEINKINSIYENVEINKYVIMPNHIHMIIILYNGNGRSKTVPTISRIIQQFKGSISK; translated from the coding sequence ATGGATGAATTACCACGAAGAAAGAATATTAGATTAAAAAATTATGATTATTCACAAGCAGGATATTATTTTATAACTATATGTAGCAAGGATAAGAAAAGTCTATTTTGGGAAGTAGGGGCGACCTGTGGTCGCCAGTTTGAAAGACCACCATTATCAAATATAGGAGAAATTATTGATTTAGAAATAAATAAAATTAATTCTATTTATGAAAATGTTGAAATCAACAAATATGTTATTATGCCTAATCATATACATATGATTATTATATTATATAATGGAAACGGACGGTCAAAGACCGTCCCTACAATATCTCGTATTATCCAGCAATTTAAAGGTTCTATTTCTAAATAG